In Numidum massiliense, a single genomic region encodes these proteins:
- a CDS encoding TadE/TadG family type IV pilus assembly protein, producing the protein MQPLTNSGKRWRCEEGAFTIEASILFPILLIITMLLIFFSLVIYQKALLHQRASVIASQVAYVWDNSKKDIKTGEFGIKEYTTSDGGDGLYWRLTDDMFLSQFVNIFGNSSASVSIGGGGGGKGPEGKMGRASTDMLPSGAKGKISYKNSITGRKITVKLEQKLSLPSFVSKMLGGSLVEAEASSFISEPVEITRTTDLMLTYLDVLKKDAKKLLKFNKKSGKK; encoded by the coding sequence ATGCAGCCTCTGACCAACTCGGGTAAGCGATGGCGGTGCGAGGAGGGAGCCTTTACGATCGAGGCTTCCATCCTCTTCCCCATTCTTTTAATCATAACGATGTTGCTCATCTTTTTTAGCCTCGTTATCTACCAGAAGGCGCTGTTGCACCAGCGGGCGAGCGTCATCGCTTCGCAGGTCGCTTACGTGTGGGACAACAGTAAGAAGGATATAAAGACCGGGGAGTTCGGTATTAAGGAGTATACGACGAGCGACGGCGGCGACGGCCTGTATTGGCGCTTGACGGACGATATGTTTTTGTCGCAGTTCGTGAATATATTCGGTAACTCTTCGGCAAGCGTATCAATTGGGGGCGGTGGCGGCGGTAAAGGCCCAGAGGGTAAAATGGGTCGTGCGTCGACGGATATGTTGCCGAGTGGGGCAAAGGGTAAGATTTCGTACAAGAATAGTATTACCGGTAGAAAAATAACGGTGAAATTGGAACAGAAGTTGAGCCTGCCAAGCTTCGTGAGTAAAATGCTCGGTGGAAGCTTGGTAGAGGCCGAGGCTAGCTCGTTTATTAGTGAACCCGTCGAAATTACCCGCACAACGGATTTAATGCTAACGTACCTGGATGTATTAAAAAAGGACGCGAAGAAGTTGTTAAAGTTCAACAAGAAGTCGGGGAAAAAATAA
- a CDS encoding Flp1 family type IVb pilin, protein MWQWLKRFWKDEEGLQTLEIMLIIAVIVVIALLFRSKIKEWIDHLIGVGDKNIKQFN, encoded by the coding sequence ATGTGGCAATGGTTGAAGCGTTTTTGGAAAGATGAAGAGGGTTTGCAAACACTAGAAATCATGCTGATCATCGCAGTCATCGTCGTAATCGCACTTCTGTTTAGAAGTAAGATTAAGGAATGGATCGATCATTTAATCGGCGTGGGAGACAAAAACATCAAGCAGTTCAATTAA
- a CDS encoding type II secretion system F family protein, translating to MTIYAILAVILIVALLVLKLRAGKRYDEFVEEYKDGFQLTFMAPIPLYILDRFKLMERFYGKIAFVQQKMISLYGLRYASQYTKMYLAQVVSAVILCFLGGVVFALVAEGDHVIFVVGCFITVMIPMMMFRSLTNQEKERRHDIIIELPEFVNKVILLVNAGETVQQAIVRCVELKQDDEDNPLYVELREVVNKMATNEPFQQVLEGLSKKCGIQEVSIFTTTVLLNYRKGGHDLVLSLRELSQDLWEKRKLISKTKGEEASSKLVFPLLLIFIAVMIIVGWPALKML from the coding sequence ATGACTATTTATGCCATACTAGCCGTCATTCTCATCGTTGCACTACTCGTCTTAAAGTTGCGCGCTGGGAAGCGTTACGACGAATTTGTGGAAGAGTATAAAGACGGCTTTCAACTAACCTTCATGGCGCCGATTCCGTTGTACATTCTCGACCGTTTCAAACTGATGGAGCGCTTTTACGGGAAAATCGCCTTCGTACAGCAAAAAATGATCAGTCTGTACGGACTGAGATACGCTTCCCAGTACACGAAGATGTATTTAGCGCAAGTAGTATCGGCAGTCATACTCTGTTTTTTGGGCGGCGTTGTCTTCGCCCTCGTCGCTGAAGGTGACCACGTCATTTTTGTTGTTGGGTGTTTCATCACGGTGATGATCCCGATGATGATGTTTCGCTCGCTGACGAATCAAGAAAAAGAGCGGCGCCACGACATCATCATCGAGCTACCCGAGTTTGTCAACAAAGTCATTCTGCTCGTCAACGCCGGCGAAACGGTGCAACAAGCGATCGTACGCTGTGTGGAGTTAAAGCAGGATGACGAGGACAACCCCCTTTACGTCGAGTTGCGGGAAGTCGTCAATAAGATGGCGACGAATGAACCGTTCCAACAAGTTCTTGAAGGGCTGAGTAAGAAGTGCGGGATCCAGGAGGTCTCGATCTTTACGACGACCGTGCTGCTCAATTACCGCAAGGGCGGGCACGATCTCGTACTCTCCTTGCGCGAGCTATCACAGGACTTGTGGGAAAAGCGCAAATTGATCTCTAAGACGAAGGGGGAAGAAGCTTCCTCGAAACTCGTATTCCCACTCTTACTTATTTTTATCGCCGTGATGATCATCGTTGGCTGGCCAGCCCTCAAGATGCTCTAA
- a CDS encoding type II secretion system F family protein, with translation MELVDSVLLVVVLGLVGYLFYSIRQRKRAEREAAAEAAENEVGVAVNNTFADVDTVLAKKPHKQSLAERVKQLWQPVDDNAPLDYTVYHMRLIEYVLYALAAGVFFFFIGYIFYSSFIAAAIFALLGLFFPRVQKKKLLAKREQELGLQFKEAIASLSASLAAGRSTENSFREVVKDLRLLYPDPNTYIIREFELINRRVENGATIERALEDFARRTQVEDIINFVDVFTTCKRTGGDLVEVIRRTSDIISDKIDIQQEISVMVAQKRFESKILSVVPLGMILLLKYMAADYLEPLYRWSDFGPVVMTFCLLLLGASYWLSQRIMNIKV, from the coding sequence ATGGAGCTCGTCGATAGTGTGTTGCTCGTCGTCGTATTAGGGCTCGTCGGATATCTCTTCTACTCGATTCGGCAGCGGAAGCGCGCCGAGAGAGAAGCTGCGGCTGAAGCAGCGGAGAACGAGGTGGGGGTGGCCGTGAACAACACGTTTGCAGACGTAGATACTGTATTAGCGAAGAAACCTCACAAACAGTCTCTCGCTGAGCGGGTCAAGCAGCTGTGGCAACCAGTCGACGACAATGCGCCGCTCGATTATACCGTCTACCACATGCGGCTCATAGAGTACGTGTTGTACGCGTTAGCAGCGGGAGTGTTCTTCTTCTTCATCGGGTATATTTTTTATTCCTCATTCATTGCGGCTGCCATTTTCGCCTTACTAGGTTTGTTTTTCCCACGTGTGCAAAAGAAGAAGCTGCTCGCCAAACGCGAACAAGAGCTCGGTTTGCAGTTTAAAGAGGCGATCGCCTCTTTGTCCGCATCGCTGGCGGCAGGTCGTTCGACGGAGAACAGTTTTCGCGAAGTCGTGAAAGACTTGCGCCTCCTCTACCCGGATCCGAATACGTACATTATCCGCGAATTCGAATTGATTAACCGCCGGGTGGAAAACGGGGCGACGATCGAACGGGCGCTGGAAGACTTTGCGCGCCGGACGCAGGTGGAAGACATTATTAACTTCGTCGATGTGTTTACGACGTGTAAGCGCACCGGGGGCGACTTAGTCGAAGTCATTCGCCGCACGTCGGATATCATTAGCGACAAAATCGACATTCAGCAAGAAATCTCCGTCATGGTGGCGCAAAAACGGTTCGAGTCGAAAATTTTAAGCGTCGTGCCACTCGGGATGATTTTACTACTCAAGTATATGGCTGCCGACTACTTAGAGCCACTGTACCGGTGGAGTGACTTCGGTCCCGTCGTGATGACGTTTTGTTTACTACTGCTCGGCGCGTCGTATTGGTTGAGCCAGCGCATTATGAATATTAAGGTGTGA
- a CDS encoding CpaF family protein, with product MIEDDVVKELIVKLRQTLDFVHTTTNEELRQFVEDAVFQYAEEHTLTASRMKWLVDRIYNAFRGLDVLQPLIDDKAITEIMINGHDDIFIERAGNIEKIPVQFESDQKLEDIIQTIVSRVNRVVNESSPIVDARLHDGSRVNVVLPPIALNGPVMTIRKFPDKPLVVDDLIANGAMSQETATFLQKLVQARYNILVGGGTSSGKTTFLNVLSNFIPKRERIITIEDSAELQIQGVPNLVRLETRNANTEGKGEITIRDLIRSSLRMRPDRIIVGEVRGAEALDMLQAMNTGHDGSLSTGHANSTRDMLSRLETMVLSGANLPVEVIRQQIGSAIDIMVHLARLRDHTRKVLNISEVLGVEGGELQLNPLYEFVEEGETEDGFVKGALQPTGNALQNQLKLRMAGISL from the coding sequence GTGATCGAAGATGACGTCGTAAAAGAGTTAATTGTAAAGTTGCGGCAAACGCTAGATTTTGTACATACGACGACGAATGAAGAATTGCGCCAGTTCGTCGAAGATGCCGTGTTTCAATACGCGGAAGAACATACGCTCACTGCTTCCCGTATGAAGTGGCTCGTCGACCGCATTTACAACGCGTTTCGCGGGCTCGACGTGTTGCAGCCGCTCATCGATGATAAGGCAATTACCGAAATTATGATTAACGGTCACGACGATATTTTTATCGAGCGGGCGGGGAACATCGAGAAAATACCTGTCCAGTTTGAAAGCGACCAAAAGCTAGAGGACATTATCCAGACGATCGTCTCCCGGGTGAACCGCGTCGTCAACGAATCGTCGCCGATTGTCGATGCGCGCTTGCACGACGGGTCGCGCGTCAACGTCGTCCTCCCGCCGATTGCGCTCAACGGACCGGTTATGACGATCCGGAAGTTCCCGGACAAGCCTCTCGTCGTCGACGACTTAATTGCCAACGGGGCGATGTCGCAGGAGACGGCGACCTTCTTGCAAAAGCTCGTGCAAGCGCGTTACAACATCCTCGTTGGCGGGGGAACGAGTTCCGGGAAGACGACTTTTCTAAACGTCTTGTCCAACTTCATTCCGAAGCGCGAGCGCATCATTACGATCGAAGACTCGGCTGAATTGCAAATTCAGGGCGTTCCGAACCTGGTCCGGTTAGAGACGCGCAACGCAAACACGGAAGGGAAGGGCGAAATTACTATTCGCGACCTTATTCGTTCGTCATTGCGGATGCGGCCGGATCGCATTATCGTCGGGGAAGTGCGCGGCGCCGAGGCGCTGGACATGTTACAGGCGATGAACACTGGCCACGACGGGTCACTGTCCACCGGTCACGCCAACTCGACGCGCGATATGCTCAGTCGTCTCGAGACGATGGTACTCAGCGGTGCAAACTTGCCCGTAGAAGTGATTCGCCAGCAAATCGGTTCGGCGATCGACATTATGGTACACCTCGCCCGCTTGCGCGACCATACGCGAAAAGTGCTGAACATTAGCGAAGTGCTCGGTGTCGAAGGCGGAGAACTACAGTTGAATCCGCTATACGAATTTGTCGAAGAGGGCGAGACGGAGGACGGATTTGTCAAAGGGGCCTTACAGCCGACAGGGAACGCGTTACAGAACCAATTGAAGTTGCGCATGGCCGGTATTTCTTTGTAG
- a CDS encoding AAA family ATPase: MKKLSLVMADTDVSYVELVSGFVRASDDGMRFDLKSFSTKERLNEYLQSNSRLDILLVSPELLPDDLSAYEIGLTILLEDERLSQRVDEIPYIFKYQPLNQLRSRLLSLYYERFGKEMTFFGGEKRTSIVTVYAATGGAGKSTLALNMCKQWALQGKNVFYLNLELFNSTPLWFETEARKSSPQILYYVKMAEREQIVSKIETLKRHDPYIKIDYFDFSMSAEEMADLSEDEVELLISGLIETENYDFVVVDVDSSADGRVRAALRCADRVVWVLDNNVFSFAKTAYLLQKEDGLSRNEIDSEKIVFALNRYTGTIASELLKFRFKIDGYLPFVPEWQSIGEARRLLASPTFTKKVMAFMAKDTAAE, translated from the coding sequence GTGAAAAAGTTATCGTTAGTGATGGCTGATACTGACGTATCCTACGTCGAGCTCGTCTCCGGTTTTGTCCGAGCCTCGGATGACGGGATGCGCTTCGACTTAAAATCTTTCTCGACGAAAGAACGGTTGAACGAATATTTACAGTCAAATTCCCGCCTCGACATTTTACTCGTCTCTCCGGAGCTGCTGCCCGACGATTTATCGGCCTACGAGATCGGGTTGACGATCTTGCTAGAAGATGAGCGGCTATCGCAGCGAGTCGACGAGATACCGTACATATTCAAATACCAGCCGCTCAATCAGTTGCGTTCGCGATTGTTGTCACTTTACTACGAACGTTTCGGGAAGGAAATGACGTTTTTTGGCGGGGAAAAGCGGACGTCGATCGTCACCGTCTACGCAGCGACCGGGGGTGCGGGCAAATCGACACTTGCCCTTAATATGTGCAAGCAGTGGGCGTTACAGGGGAAAAACGTCTTTTACCTGAATTTAGAATTGTTCAACTCGACGCCGCTGTGGTTCGAAACCGAGGCGCGCAAGTCGTCGCCGCAAATTTTGTATTATGTGAAAATGGCCGAACGTGAACAAATCGTGTCGAAAATAGAAACCTTAAAGAGGCATGACCCGTATATAAAGATAGATTACTTCGATTTCTCTATGAGTGCTGAGGAGATGGCCGATTTGTCGGAGGACGAAGTAGAGCTACTCATCTCTGGCCTCATCGAGACGGAAAACTACGATTTTGTCGTCGTAGATGTAGACAGTTCTGCCGACGGACGCGTGCGAGCGGCTTTGCGCTGTGCCGACCGAGTCGTATGGGTATTGGACAACAACGTGTTCAGTTTTGCCAAAACCGCGTATTTGTTGCAGAAGGAAGACGGACTATCCAGGAACGAAATCGATAGTGAAAAAATTGTTTTCGCACTGAATCGGTACACGGGCACGATTGCGAGCGAGCTGTTAAAATTTCGCTTTAAGATTGACGGGTACTTGCCGTTCGTCCCCGAGTGGCAATCGATCGGAGAGGCGAGACGACTCCTCGCTTCCCCAACTTTTACGAAAAAAGTGATGGCCTTTATGGCAAAAGACACTGCAGCAGAGTGA
- a CDS encoding TcaA 3rd/4th domain-containing protein codes for MKRSDNKQQQSEATSRSSKMLWTIISAMLIFVAVFGLYTAGESMASPRNLAGEMVAAIDDKDAAALAALLTTEDEELSLDKTSLNNFINFLHKNEKAYKKLTKHLEQQIAAFESGAKVSKRHATINLQPQGKKWGIYDSYRLVVSPATVNVSSNIGASDIYVDGKKSGTVKEGKTASIGPLPPGSYELKAVAKDKQLQKAETKQKLTLFQLPKAEKKVALSFDAHPIAVTSTYANAEIYVNGESTGLTVGEAKSFGPLPVDGSAVVTLKKQFPWGVVESDEVKVTDKQLRIDFAPIPEEMQKQLTDVLNDHLEEHFAALAQADEKKVKHVTNAYRKNFAKQLKTLTKEEKKNASKVSRASYDTSALTEPKWNKKEKRYELIVDFAYVVNEDKDQKKDQKKKDSKAKDDKTKDRKAEADGTQYVSQLVLSYDEKEEQWLIDDMTTAKQLKAKETFKGDQEITL; via the coding sequence ATGAAGCGCAGCGACAACAAGCAACAACAATCGGAAGCAACTTCGCGCAGCTCAAAAATGCTGTGGACAATCATTTCAGCTATGTTAATCTTCGTCGCGGTTTTCGGGCTTTATACGGCAGGTGAATCAATGGCTTCACCGCGTAACCTCGCTGGCGAAATGGTAGCGGCAATCGACGACAAAGACGCGGCAGCGTTAGCAGCTTTGTTGACAACGGAAGATGAAGAGCTATCTCTAGATAAAACGTCCTTAAACAACTTCATCAATTTTTTACATAAGAACGAGAAAGCTTACAAAAAATTAACAAAGCATCTCGAGCAACAAATAGCTGCTTTCGAGTCGGGTGCGAAAGTTTCCAAACGACATGCGACGATCAATTTGCAGCCACAGGGGAAAAAATGGGGAATATATGACAGCTATCGTCTCGTCGTCTCTCCCGCTACCGTCAACGTATCGTCCAACATCGGTGCGAGCGACATTTATGTCGACGGCAAAAAAAGCGGCACGGTCAAAGAAGGGAAGACAGCCTCGATCGGACCGTTACCCCCCGGCTCTTACGAATTAAAGGCCGTCGCTAAAGACAAGCAGCTACAAAAAGCGGAAACGAAACAAAAGCTCACCTTATTCCAACTACCGAAGGCTGAAAAAAAAGTGGCACTCTCCTTTGACGCCCACCCAATTGCCGTTACATCGACTTACGCCAATGCTGAAATATACGTCAACGGAGAAAGTACCGGTTTGACGGTAGGTGAGGCAAAGTCGTTCGGCCCACTGCCAGTCGACGGTTCCGCCGTCGTTACACTAAAAAAACAGTTTCCATGGGGTGTCGTGGAAAGCGACGAGGTGAAGGTGACTGACAAACAACTGCGCATCGATTTCGCTCCGATCCCGGAGGAAATGCAAAAACAATTAACGGATGTGCTGAACGACCACTTGGAAGAGCACTTCGCCGCCTTGGCGCAAGCTGACGAGAAAAAAGTAAAGCACGTGACAAACGCGTATCGCAAGAACTTCGCGAAACAACTTAAAACGTTGACAAAGGAAGAAAAGAAAAATGCTAGTAAGGTGAGCCGCGCAAGTTACGACACGAGCGCGCTGACAGAGCCGAAATGGAATAAAAAAGAGAAACGGTACGAGCTGATCGTCGATTTCGCCTACGTCGTCAATGAGGACAAAGACCAAAAGAAAGATCAGAAGAAAAAAGATAGTAAAGCGAAAGACGATAAAACGAAAGACCGTAAAGCAGAAGCAGACGGCACACAATACGTATCCCAACTCGTCCTCAGTTACGACGAAAAGGAAGAACAGTGGCTCATCGACGACATGACCACTGCCAAACAGCTAAAGGCAAAGGAAACGTTCAAGGGAGACCAAGAGATCACCTTGTGA
- a CDS encoding TcaA 3rd/4th domain-containing protein produces the protein MKCTNCGQVFDGDAAFCPNCGTPFSSESGKGPTPPLTETPLEGSEPQPSQQPQQAEPTDDSSPYTAGGNLVDGQSAPSPGQPPSSGQSSPTEPSQPTGQTPSNGQTSPLGHVPSAEQPSPAGQAPSAEQPSPAGQAPSAEQPSSAGQAPSMEQQQALGSPPSFQPGQQAQAVPPQSPPTQPKKPMNKAIIWIAASVIVLIGVGFGLFKYGETLAAPANVVDEFEAAVKSKDAKALVGILESGDEKLKLSEKSLANFIKFLQKDKDAFDELLEHLQRQANHFDPKKDDFPAEEENEHASINLKKSGKKWGVYDDYQLIVTPASLNVSSNLDNSDIFVNGKKAGKIKSRDKTLTVGPLLPGSYEIKAVVDGKLAKTEAKEKVTLFQMDRAKEEAKLSFDADFVTLRSEYADAEVYVNGKETDMTVKDAVDVGPLPLDGTIAISIKKDYPWGTIESEPIKIEETFVDIDFYPISEKESNELMDFMNTHMKERFAALEKRDASKLTGVTKNYVQDIEKEIKKMKSDKKRFSGVFKRIGYDVKSIVHPIWNDSKNRYEIHAKLVYDSKEDEYNEGEKPKLSERPFISRTLILLYDEKEKEWVIDHIQSDIHIQTDRDFEF, from the coding sequence ATGAAATGTACGAACTGTGGACAAGTATTTGACGGCGACGCTGCCTTCTGCCCAAATTGCGGCACCCCGTTCAGCAGCGAAAGCGGTAAAGGTCCCACGCCCCCTCTCACAGAAACGCCTCTTGAGGGATCGGAACCGCAACCGTCGCAACAACCGCAGCAGGCGGAGCCGACGGACGATTCGTCACCGTATACAGCCGGAGGGAATCTGGTAGACGGACAGTCGGCGCCATCGCCGGGACAGCCACCGTCTTCTGGACAATCATCGCCGACCGAACCGTCCCAGCCGACAGGGCAAACACCGTCTAACGGACAAACTTCCCCACTGGGACACGTACCATCTGCCGAGCAACCATCGCCGGCCGGACAAGCACCTTCAGCCGAGCAACCATCGCCGGCCGGACAAGCACCTTCAGCTGAGCAACCATCGTCGGCCGGACAAGCACCTTCGATGGAGCAGCAGCAGGCATTAGGGTCGCCCCCATCGTTTCAACCCGGGCAACAGGCACAGGCAGTCCCGCCCCAAAGTCCACCTACACAGCCTAAGAAACCGATGAATAAAGCAATCATTTGGATCGCTGCTTCGGTCATCGTCCTCATTGGGGTCGGTTTCGGACTGTTTAAGTACGGTGAAACCCTTGCAGCACCGGCTAATGTCGTCGACGAATTTGAAGCTGCCGTCAAAAGCAAAGACGCCAAAGCGCTGGTAGGCATCCTGGAGTCCGGGGACGAAAAACTAAAGCTAAGTGAAAAATCTTTAGCGAACTTTATCAAGTTTTTACAGAAGGATAAAGACGCCTTCGACGAGCTACTGGAACACTTGCAGAGACAAGCCAATCATTTCGATCCGAAAAAAGATGACTTCCCAGCTGAGGAAGAGAACGAACACGCCAGCATCAACTTAAAGAAATCCGGTAAAAAGTGGGGCGTGTACGACGACTACCAATTGATTGTCACACCTGCATCACTGAACGTTTCATCGAACCTCGACAATAGCGATATTTTCGTCAACGGCAAAAAGGCCGGTAAGATTAAAAGCCGCGACAAAACGCTTACTGTTGGCCCACTCCTGCCGGGCAGTTATGAAATTAAAGCAGTCGTCGACGGGAAATTAGCAAAGACGGAAGCGAAAGAAAAGGTTACTCTGTTCCAAATGGACCGAGCAAAGGAAGAAGCTAAACTTTCCTTTGACGCTGATTTCGTTACACTCCGCTCCGAATATGCCGATGCGGAAGTATACGTTAATGGTAAAGAGACGGACATGACCGTAAAAGATGCCGTCGACGTCGGCCCGCTCCCGCTCGACGGTACGATTGCGATCAGCATAAAGAAAGACTACCCGTGGGGAACAATTGAGAGTGAACCAATAAAAATCGAGGAAACGTTTGTCGATATTGACTTTTATCCAATCTCGGAAAAAGAGAGCAACGAACTGATGGACTTCATGAACACGCACATGAAAGAACGCTTTGCCGCCTTGGAAAAGCGGGATGCAAGTAAACTGACGGGCGTGACGAAGAACTATGTGCAGGACATCGAGAAGGAAATCAAAAAGATGAAAAGCGATAAAAAACGCTTTTCCGGCGTGTTCAAACGCATTGGTTACGATGTAAAGTCGATTGTTCATCCGATCTGGAACGATAGCAAAAACCGCTATGAGATCCACGCAAAACTCGTTTACGACTCTAAAGAGGACGAGTATAACGAAGGTGAAAAACCAAAACTAAGTGAACGCCCATTTATTTCGCGCACGTTAATCCTCCTGTACGACGAGAAGGAGAAAGAATGGGTCATTGACCACATTCAAAGCGATATTCACATTCAAACCGACCGCGACTTTGAGTTCTAA
- a CDS encoding SprT family protein gives MDQRQLQTWVEQISLADFGLPFRHEARYNARLRTTGGRYFPHDHAIEINPKYWELGEEEVLGIIRHELCHYHLHLTGKGYKHRDPEFKALLKKVGGSRFCTPLPGNATKSRPIKYVLTCRDCRTKYYRKRKMDPRRYYCGKCSGELSLTKVSKRS, from the coding sequence ATGGATCAACGACAGTTACAAACGTGGGTGGAGCAGATTTCCCTTGCAGACTTTGGCTTACCCTTCCGTCACGAAGCGCGTTACAACGCGCGCCTACGTACGACAGGTGGTCGGTATTTTCCCCACGATCATGCGATTGAAATCAATCCGAAGTATTGGGAGTTGGGCGAGGAGGAAGTACTCGGCATCATTCGCCACGAATTGTGCCACTACCATTTGCATTTGACCGGAAAAGGGTACAAGCACCGTGACCCGGAGTTTAAGGCCTTGTTAAAAAAGGTGGGCGGTTCCCGTTTTTGCACGCCACTCCCAGGAAATGCGACAAAATCGCGCCCGATCAAATACGTGCTCACTTGTCGCGATTGTCGTACGAAATATTATCGTAAGCGGAAAATGGATCCAAGGCGGTACTACTGTGGGAAGTGTTCGGGCGAATTATCGTTAACAAAGGTATCAAAAAGGTCTTGA
- the cmpA gene encoding cortex morphogenetic protein CmpA, translating to MPLWLQRQLMRAFLHKDIRQIRMVNECWFTYREKVTVRNA from the coding sequence ATGCCCCTATGGCTGCAGCGGCAACTAATGCGCGCTTTTTTGCATAAAGATATTAGACAAATACGTATGGTGAACGAGTGCTGGTTTACTTACCGCGAAAAAGTTACCGTGCGTAATGCATAA